The Priestia koreensis genomic interval CGGGCTACCGATAAGAAAGCTGAAATTTCAAAGAAAAATGCGACACCTTTTAAACTATTATTACGACGTATTGCAAGTATTTTTATTCCACTTATTCCGGTTTTAGTTGCGTCTGGACTTATTACTGGTATTACAAAAGCGCTTATTCAAGCAGAGGTTCTCTCTGATAAATCAACTCCTGCGATGTTATTAACCGTCATTGGATCCGGCCTATTTGGCTATTTAGGTATTTTAGTAGGAATGAACGCAGCAAAAGAATTTGGAGGGTCACCTGCACTTGGTGCGATGGCTGGAATCCTGATTATTAACCCAGCTATTGTGGATATTAAATTGTTTGGGGAAAATTTACTACCAGGTCGTGGAGGACTTATAGGGGTATTAATGGCCGCTATTTTTATGGCAATTGTGGAAAAGAGAGTTCGACGGTTTGTACCGAGTGTCATTGACATTATTGTGACGCCGACGATTACTCTATTAGTTACGGGAATTGTCACATACGTTGTGTTTATGCCTGTTGGAGGATTTATTTCCGAAGGAATTACAAAAGGGTTGTTAGCGATTTTAGATACAGGAGGCGTAGGAGCTGGGTTTGTATTAGGAGCTACATTCCTACCACTCGTTGTAACGGGATTGCATCAGGGGCTAACGCCTGTTCACTTAGAGCTCATTAACTCTATTGGAAACGACCCGCTTCTTCCGATTCTTGCAATGGGTGGTGCTGGACAGGTGGGAGCAGCATTTGCCATCTATATGAAAACGAAAAAGAAAAAGCTAAAGCGTGCCATTTTTGGGTCACTGCCTTCTGGTGTATTAGGGATCGGGGAGCCGCTTATCTTTGGCGTAACGCTTCCACTCGGTCGCCCGTTCTTAACGGCATGTCTTGGTGCTGGAGTAGGTGGCGCATTTCAAGCTTATTATCACGTAGCAACTAGTGCGGTAGGCGTGTCCGGTATTCCGTTAGCTTTCATCGTAATTCCAACACAAGTATTGCTCTATATTGCAGGTCTTGTCATCGCTTATTTTGCTGGCTTTGCATTTACGTATTTCTTCGGATTTAAAGATGAAATGGCGAGTGAGTTTGATTGATTGGAATCTCCTTTTACTTGCAAGATCCATATGCACAAAAACGATTGAAAGAGGCAGGTGAAAGCGGTATTCGTACTGCTTTCACCTCGCTTCATATTCCAGAGGAGACAGGCGATTTAGCAAAAAAAGCGAAAGAACTGCTATCACTAGCGTGTGAGTTAGGAATCAATGTCTATGCAGACACATCACGATCCACACCTTCGAAGTTGGGGCTAGAGAGTTTTCAAGACTTGTTGAAGCTGGGAGTAAAGGGGATTCGACTTGATGATGGATTTGATCATGAGACGACGCTATCACTGGCAAAGCATTTTAAACTTGCGCTAAATGCCAGCACGATGACGCAGCAAGAGCTAGAGGATCTTTTGAAGTTAGGCATTTCGCCCAAGCAGCTCCTTGCGTGGCACAACTTTTATCCAAGATGTGAGACGGGTTTAGATGAGGCGTTTTTTGTGAATCAAAATCTATTTTTACGTGATGCTGGGGTTCGAGTTGCCGCATTTGTCCCTGGAGATGGAGAAAAGAGAGGACCATTATTTGAAGGTCTTCCGACACTCGAGAATCACCGAGGCGGGAAGCCTTTGAACAGTGGGATAAACTTGAAGCACATGGGTGTAGATGATGTGTACATCGGGGACCCAGAGGTAAAGCAAGAAACGTTAAAAGCACTGGTGGCCTACGATGAGACCCAAACGCTTTTCTTGCGTATACAATCGTCGTATTTACGAGAAGGCCACTATCAGCTCCGCTTTGATCAAGCGCGTGACGTATGGAGATTTTTGGACACGCGTCAAACTAAACGGATAGACGCCCATCATACAACAGAACGTCCTGTTGGAAGCATTACGATGGACAACCACCGTTACGGGCGTTATCAGGGAGAGATTCAGCTTGTTCGTTCACCGCTTCCATCTGATGAACGAGTCAATGTTATTGGAAAAATAGTAGAGGAAGATATTCCGCTGCTGCAGTATTTAAAGCCTGGCCAAACCATTCATTTATACAAATAACCAATAAGACGTGCCCAAACGGGTACGTCTTATTTAATAGGCATAGTCAGATGAATATCAAGCGGTTCTTTTAAAAACAATGCGGGATCTACTTGCTTTGCAATGGTGAAGCCGTAGCGAAAGTAGAATCCGAGCGCTGAATTTGTTTCAGTGGCCGATACATAAAGCTGCATCGCCCCTTTTTCTTTTGCACGAAAAACAACGTGATCCATCAAGCGTTGTGCCACTTTTTGTCGTCTATACCCATTGCTAACATAGAGAAAAGCCATCTGGAGCGTTTTCTCATGTATGGGAAGCCACTCGCCCCCTAACACCGCAACGCCTATTAACCGATCTTGATCAATAGCACCAACAAGGTGGCCGTCTTTTTTAATAATGGGAGAAAGAGTGTGGATAATCTCAGAAATCCCCTCAGGTGACCAATTTGGAATCACTTTTTTTCGTTCTTCTTTTGCTAACGTTTCGTTTTTATACGTATAAATGGCCTCAATTTCTTCTGTTCGGTCAATTTCTTTGATGCGCGGAAGCCATGAGAGGTCGAGCTCTTTAACCGTTATCATCTTGTTCTTCTCCTTTGTTATCCATAACTTTATCCTACTATGTTCGCTAGTCAATGTGCGAAATCCTGTAAAAAGACGTTTAATCAAAATAACCTAGTGGAACAATTCAACTAGTTAGAAACCACGAAGGAGGCATTTTATATGCTACAACATAAACTTTATATTAACGGTGAGTACGTAGAATCAGAATCAAACGAATTTATTGATGTATTAAATCCTGCTACAGAAGAAGTAATTGCACGCATTCCGTCTTCAACGG includes:
- a CDS encoding PTS transporter subunit EIIC, whose translation is MAGKDYQKLAQQVLEHVGGVGNVAEYAHCMTRLRIKPKDESMVDQAALRKIEGVMGVVQEDTVQVIVGPGVVNDVYHQFDQIVKAGGGVDLKARATDKKAEISKKNATPFKLLLRRIASIFIPLIPVLVASGLITGITKALIQAEVLSDKSTPAMLLTVIGSGLFGYLGILVGMNAAKEFGGSPALGAMAGILIINPAIVDIKLFGENLLPGRGGLIGVLMAAIFMAIVEKRVRRFVPSVIDIIVTPTITLLVTGIVTYVVFMPVGGFISEGITKGLLAILDTGGVGAGFVLGATFLPLVVTGLHQGLTPVHLELINSIGNDPLLPILAMGGAGQVGAAFAIYMKTKKKKLKRAIFGSLPSGVLGIGEPLIFGVTLPLGRPFLTACLGAGVGGAFQAYYHVATSAVGVSGIPLAFIVIPTQVLLYIAGLVIAYFAGFAFTYFFGFKDEMASEFD
- a CDS encoding MupG family TIM beta-alpha barrel fold protein; this encodes MIGISFYLQDPYAQKRLKEAGESGIRTAFTSLHIPEETGDLAKKAKELLSLACELGINVYADTSRSTPSKLGLESFQDLLKLGVKGIRLDDGFDHETTLSLAKHFKLALNASTMTQQELEDLLKLGISPKQLLAWHNFYPRCETGLDEAFFVNQNLFLRDAGVRVAAFVPGDGEKRGPLFEGLPTLENHRGGKPLNSGINLKHMGVDDVYIGDPEVKQETLKALVAYDETQTLFLRIQSSYLREGHYQLRFDQARDVWRFLDTRQTKRIDAHHTTERPVGSITMDNHRYGRYQGEIQLVRSPLPSDERVNVIGKIVEEDIPLLQYLKPGQTIHLYK
- a CDS encoding GNAT family N-acetyltransferase; protein product: MITVKELDLSWLPRIKEIDRTEEIEAIYTYKNETLAKEERKKVIPNWSPEGISEIIHTLSPIIKKDGHLVGAIDQDRLIGVAVLGGEWLPIHEKTLQMAFLYVSNGYRRQKVAQRLMDHVVFRAKEKGAMQLYVSATETNSALGFYFRYGFTIAKQVDPALFLKEPLDIHLTMPIK